The Acidobacteriota bacterium genome contains the following window.
CGCTGTCGGGCCTCGATCCGGCGGGAACGAACTACGGCAAGACCTCGACGTTCCCGAACTACAGCGTGTCGGGCAACCTGGACTACGTGGCCAACCCGAACCTGTTCTTCAGTGTCCGCGGCGGCTATTACATGGCCGACCAGCACGACACCAACGTGACCGAAGAGCCCGTGATCCGCTGGACGACCACCAGCAACATCGGCATGGCTGGCGTGCCCGCGGAACTGCAGCGCGGCACGAACTTCCGGAGCATTCCGTCGAACACGAAGGTGGAGCGCGACCAGCAGACCCGCGCCTACTTCCAGGCGGACGCGACGGTGTACGGCCACTTCGGCGGTGAGCACCAGATCAAGGGCGGCGTGCAGCTGGATCGCGTTGGCAACAATGTGCTCAGCGGCGAGTCGCGCAACCTCGTGACCATCCGCTGGGGAATCCCCCTGTCGAGCGGCCGGCCAGTGACGCGTGGACCTTTCGGGTACTACGAGGTCCGCAGCAACGCCATCGATCCGAAGAAGGGACTCATCACCGAGGGTGACATCCACACCAACCTCGTGGGTCTGTTCATCCAGGACGCCTGGACGATCAGCAACCGCCTGACCGTCAACCTGGGCCTCAGGACCGAGCGTGAGCGCGTGCCCACCTACACGACGGGCGAGGACATCCCCGAGTTTGGCCTGGAGTTCCCGTTCAGCGACAAGCTGGCACCGCGCGTCGGCTTCGCGTATGACGTCAATGGCGACGGCCGCACGAAGGTGTTCGGTTCGTGGGGCATCTTCTACGACATCTTCAAGCTGGAACTGCCGCGCGGCTCGTTCGGCGGCGACAAGTGGCTGTCTTACTACTACACGCTCGACACGCCGGACTGGCGGACGCTGGTCAACGGCGCGAACTGCCCGCCGGCCTGCTCCGGCACGCTAATCCGCGGACCGATCGACTTCCGTCACCCGTCGTTCGGGTCGGACGCGATCGACCCGGATCTCAAGCCGATGCGCCAGCAGGAGTTCACGCTGGGCGGCGACCACCAGCTGAACGACGTGATGGCGGTCAGCCTCCGGTACGTGCACAAGCAGCTCGATCGGGCGGTTGATGACACGGGCTTCCTGCTCCCGGATGGCAGCGAGGGCTACGTCATCGCGAACCCCGGCGAGGGGCTCACGGCGCTGGCGTTCACCAACCCGCAGGTGGAGCTGCCGAAGGCGAAGCGCGACTACGACGGCGTCGAGTTCGCGTTCGAAAAGCGGCTCGCAAACAGCTGGTATCTCCGGAGCAGCTATCTCTGGAGCCGTCTGCACGGCAACTACACCGGTCTGTCGCAGTCCGACGAGAACGGCCGTATGAGCCCGAACGTCGGCCGCGCGTATGACTACCCGATGATGATGTTCCAGGACGGCGGCGAAGCGGCGTTCGGGCCGCTCCCGACGGACCGGCCGCACCAGTTCAAGACGCAGTTCATCTACGTGATGCCGTTCGGCACCAGCGTAGGCTTGAACCAGTACATCGCCAGCGGGCTGCCCGTGACGCGCGAAATCGGGATCTTCCCGACGAGCAACTACCCGGTTCAGTACCTGGGCCGCGGCAGCGACGGCCGCACGCCGACGTACTCGCAGACTGACGTCAGCCTGCAGCACGATTTCCGGCTGGCCGGCGACCGCCGCCTCCAGCTGCAGTTCAACGTGCTGAACCTGTTCAACCAGGACACCGCGATCAGCCAGTACTCGACGTACCACAAGGTCAACGGCGTCACCCCTGATGAAGCCCAGTTCTACGGCGGCCGTCAGACTCTGGCGCAGTTGATCGATGCGGAGCACATCGTGAAGGACCCGCGGTTCCTGATGGACAACGACTTCCAGATCCCGCTGCAGGCCCGGGTGGGCGTGAAGTTCATCTTCTAGATCTCGCGGGACGGCCCGCGGCAGCGGGTCGCCTCCGGGTGTACCATGACGCCCTGCGATCCTCCGGGATCGCGGGGCGTTTTCATTTGGACCCTGGAGAACATGTCATGAGGATGACGTCGGCAGCCACGCTCGCATTCGTGCTTGCTTGCACGCCTCCCACCTTGCTGGCCGAACAGTTCCGGGCTGCACCGCGCGAGCTGGCGAACAATCGCGACCGCGCGCTCGTGCCGTACCGGCTCGGTTTTGAACACATGCGGGCCGAAGACTTCGAGAAGGCTACCCGGGCGTTCCAGCAGGCGGTCGAGATCGATCCGCAATTCGAACTCGCATTCTACATGCTGGGGCGTTCGTATATGGCGCAGAAGCGCTACGTGGAGGCGATCTCCGCGCTCACCCGCAGCCGTGACTTGTACCAGGCTCAGGCCGGGCAGCGGTTCAGCAACCAGCAGGA
Protein-coding sequences here:
- a CDS encoding TonB-dependent receptor, with the protein product MCALLLTGTAMAQEQRGSIEGVVKDTSGAVLPGVTVEAKSPTGATVSTTSDNTGTYRFPSLAPGSYTVTANLSGFSPRTTENVQVNLGQIKKVDFALAVAGVAESVQVTAESPLVDVKQTARQTSIRGEQVELLPKGRDFTTLVTQAPGANNEAKLGGLSIDGASAGENRYIVDGIETTNLRTGASGKNVIADFVEEVQVKSSGYTAEFGGAMGGVVNVVTKSGTNDLHGNGLFYFQGSDLESARRPTLRQNLTDSNVAEYVSYPKDDETRIEPGFALGGPIIRDRAWFFGAYQPALTSTERSVDPSTASNPSAATTSATQKEQFHYVTANTTAQWSDKLRSRVAFNNSWRRLKGLLPALSGLDPAGTNYGKTSTFPNYSVSGNLDYVANPNLFFSVRGGYYMADQHDTNVTEEPVIRWTTTSNIGMAGVPAELQRGTNFRSIPSNTKVERDQQTRAYFQADATVYGHFGGEHQIKGGVQLDRVGNNVLSGESRNLVTIRWGIPLSSGRPVTRGPFGYYEVRSNAIDPKKGLITEGDIHTNLVGLFIQDAWTISNRLTVNLGLRTERERVPTYTTGEDIPEFGLEFPFSDKLAPRVGFAYDVNGDGRTKVFGSWGIFYDIFKLELPRGSFGGDKWLSYYYTLDTPDWRTLVNGANCPPACSGTLIRGPIDFRHPSFGSDAIDPDLKPMRQQEFTLGGDHQLNDVMAVSLRYVHKQLDRAVDDTGFLLPDGSEGYVIANPGEGLTALAFTNPQVELPKAKRDYDGVEFAFEKRLANSWYLRSSYLWSRLHGNYTGLSQSDENGRMSPNVGRAYDYPMMMFQDGGEAAFGPLPTDRPHQFKTQFIYVMPFGTSVGLNQYIASGLPVTREIGIFPTSNYPVQYLGRGSDGRTPTYSQTDVSLQHDFRLAGDRRLQLQFNVLNLFNQDTAISQYSTYHKVNGVTPDEAQFYGGRQTLAQLIDAEHIVKDPRFLMDNDFQIPLQARVGVKFIF